In bacterium, the following proteins share a genomic window:
- a CDS encoding MFS transporter → MPTDMPFQHSSDFRVRRFLNWFPLGLTYAFLYMARYNLTVAKNALGDLMTKEDFGVIFAVGTFTYAFAFLINGPLTDKLGGRRTILIAAIGVAAMNILMGLFTQAFLGSPGGVLFENRTVLFSLLYAVNMYFQSFGAVSIVKVNASWFHVRERGVFGGIFGILISLGLYFAFDWGTGIVNATIANPQNLNFIQAGIRAIFGIDGAAGDETWWVFWIPAAILLVFFVIDYFMVWDRPSQTGHKDFNTGDASSGDTSDEFHLGEILRKILTNKIILTIAFIEFCSGVMRNGVMHWFPIYVKELLKNNAITAAPFVSENWGLILMFAGVLGGMTAGWVSDHIFGSRRGPVAALLYGLLTVGAIVMSFTYTNVEVLGWVVAFMSLFVIGVHGMLSGTSTMDFGGRKAAGTAVGLIDGFVYLGTGVQSLALGFLTTSNWGYWAPFLIPFGILGTYLATRIWFAFPDSKRGGGH, encoded by the coding sequence ATGCCAACTGACATGCCATTCCAACACTCGAGTGATTTTCGAGTACGCCGGTTTCTGAACTGGTTTCCCCTCGGATTGACGTATGCTTTCCTTTACATGGCGAGGTATAATCTCACCGTTGCTAAGAACGCACTGGGCGATCTAATGACCAAGGAGGATTTCGGGGTCATTTTCGCAGTAGGCACATTTACATACGCATTTGCATTTCTGATCAACGGTCCGTTAACCGACAAGTTGGGCGGTCGTCGTACGATATTAATCGCTGCCATCGGTGTTGCCGCTATGAATATCCTGATGGGGCTTTTCACACAAGCATTCTTGGGGTCGCCGGGTGGTGTGCTGTTCGAAAATCGAACGGTTCTCTTTTCACTACTCTACGCAGTAAATATGTACTTCCAATCATTCGGGGCGGTTTCGATTGTTAAAGTCAACGCTTCATGGTTCCACGTCCGGGAACGTGGTGTCTTCGGCGGTATCTTCGGTATCCTGATTTCACTCGGTCTCTACTTTGCTTTCGATTGGGGCACCGGAATTGTCAATGCTACCATTGCCAATCCGCAGAATTTGAATTTCATTCAAGCTGGGATCCGGGCAATCTTCGGTATCGATGGAGCAGCAGGTGATGAGACATGGTGGGTCTTTTGGATTCCAGCGGCAATTCTACTTGTGTTTTTTGTAATCGATTATTTCATGGTTTGGGATCGTCCCTCTCAGACTGGTCATAAGGATTTCAATACCGGTGATGCCAGCAGTGGCGATACCAGCGATGAGTTTCACCTTGGGGAAATTCTTAGAAAAATCCTCACTAACAAGATTATTCTCACCATCGCCTTCATCGAATTCTGTTCCGGTGTCATGCGTAACGGTGTGATGCACTGGTTCCCGATTTATGTGAAGGAGTTGCTAAAAAACAATGCAATCACTGCTGCACCATTTGTTAGCGAAAATTGGGGATTAATCCTGATGTTTGCCGGGGTGTTGGGTGGAATGACAGCCGGATGGGTTTCCGACCACATCTTCGGGAGTCGCCGCGGACCGGTTGCTGCCTTACTGTATGGTTTGTTGACTGTTGGGGCAATCGTCATGTCATTCACCTATACCAATGTTGAAGTGCTCGGTTGGGTTGTTGCCTTTATGAGTCTCTTTGTTATAGGTGTACATGGTATGCTTTCGGGTACATCCACGATGGATTTTGGCGGTCGCAAAGCTGCTGGTACTGCGGTTGGTTTGATCGATGGATTTGTCTACCTCGGTACAGGTGTCCAATCCTTGGCATTAGGGTTCTTGACAACCAGTAATTGGGGCTATTGGGCACCGTTCCTGATTCCTTTTGGTATCTTGGGTACGTACTTGGCAACCCGTATCTGGTTTGCCTTCCCCGATTCCAAACGTGGTGGCGGACATTAG
- the gpmI gene encoding 2,3-bisphosphoglycerate-independent phosphoglycerate mutase, with protein sequence MKKVLLAILDGYGLRSDSDRNAVAAANAPVLKGLFEKYPHTRLACCGRDVGLPDGQMGNSEVGHLNIGAGRVVYQEITRIDAAIESGELDRSEPFQNLLKSAARKGVALHLMGLISDGGVHSSNRHVGALLERFANAGLRNVFIHAFTDGRDTPPRSGLQFVEQVDQHARALGLPGVVSVIGRYYAMDRDKRWDRVQLAYDCLVKDVGNVYRSVNEAISDSYQNDVTDEFIKPALIQPNGVSQGRIKPHDTILFLNFRADRARELSHALAIPGFDRFAVKELALEYFTLTQYDAAFPFPVLFKPQTMEKLLGGVIAEAGLKQLRCAETEKYAHVTYFFNGGVETPFTLEDRIMIPSPHVATYDLQPEMSSVEVANTVVTDVTKEKHDLIIVNFANCDMVGHTGSLEAATKAVEAVDVGIGRILTACRQHGYTAFVTADHGNAEQMWDYESNCPHTQHTLNDVPFIAVDDNTTIQFRERGRLADIAPTILAWMEQPQPTEMTGKSLILP encoded by the coding sequence ATGAAGAAAGTACTACTTGCCATCCTTGATGGCTATGGTCTGAGGAGTGATTCTGATCGGAATGCGGTTGCAGCAGCCAATGCGCCTGTCCTGAAAGGACTCTTCGAGAAGTATCCCCATACCCGATTAGCTTGTTGTGGTCGTGACGTCGGTTTACCTGACGGACAGATGGGTAACTCGGAAGTCGGACATCTGAACATCGGCGCTGGTAGAGTCGTGTATCAGGAAATCACCCGAATCGATGCCGCAATCGAATCCGGTGAACTTGACCGCTCGGAACCGTTTCAGAATTTGTTAAAATCCGCTGCCCGCAAAGGTGTCGCTCTTCATCTCATGGGATTGATCTCAGATGGCGGAGTACACTCCTCTAACCGCCATGTAGGCGCTTTGTTGGAGCGTTTCGCAAACGCTGGGTTACGCAATGTGTTTATTCACGCCTTTACCGATGGTCGAGATACCCCTCCGCGTTCTGGATTGCAATTCGTCGAGCAGGTCGATCAACACGCCCGTGCCTTGGGTCTTCCCGGGGTAGTATCGGTGATCGGCCGCTACTATGCGATGGATCGCGATAAGCGCTGGGATCGCGTACAGTTGGCTTATGATTGTCTGGTGAAGGATGTCGGTAACGTATATCGATCCGTAAATGAAGCGATTAGCGATTCCTATCAGAATGATGTTACCGATGAATTCATTAAACCGGCGTTAATCCAACCTAACGGTGTTTCACAAGGTAGAATCAAACCACACGACACGATTCTCTTCCTGAATTTTCGTGCCGACCGCGCCCGTGAACTTTCCCATGCTTTGGCAATTCCAGGCTTTGATCGGTTTGCTGTGAAAGAACTCGCCCTCGAGTACTTTACGCTGACACAGTATGATGCTGCGTTTCCTTTTCCGGTATTATTCAAACCACAAACGATGGAAAAATTGCTGGGTGGTGTCATTGCTGAGGCAGGACTAAAACAACTGCGCTGTGCCGAAACCGAGAAGTATGCTCATGTAACTTACTTCTTTAACGGTGGAGTAGAAACACCATTCACGTTGGAAGACCGGATAATGATTCCTTCACCACATGTCGCTACCTACGACTTGCAACCGGAAATGTCATCGGTCGAAGTTGCCAACACCGTTGTTACTGATGTTACTAAAGAGAAACACGATTTAATCATCGTGAACTTCGCGAATTGCGATATGGTTGGTCACACCGGTTCGCTGGAAGCGGCTACCAAAGCCGTCGAAGCGGTCGATGTCGGAATTGGGCGTATCCTCACTGCGTGTAGGCAACACGGCTACACCGCATTTGTTACCGCGGATCATGGAAATGCCGAACAGATGTGGGACTACGAATCCAATTGCCCTCACACTCAGCACACGTTAAACGATGTCCCCTTTATCGCTGTCGATGACAATACTACGATTCAGTTCCGGGAGCGCGGCAGACTGGCAGATATTGCCCCCACCATCTTAGCTTGGATGGAGCAACCTCAACCCACTGAAATGACCGGCAAATCCCTCATCCTCCCGTAA
- a CDS encoding endonuclease yields the protein MKTRKPNPPIYQTLLKHYGAQHWWPGKSKFEIVVGCILTQNTNWRNVERSIANLLMQGIDTEEKYLELSEAAIKELIRPSGYQTAKGQTLQRLCNWLLSHSSFDGVQSIPTQQLRNELLSIKGIGPETADAILLYAMERPVTVSDAYTKRIAVRLGALPTLATYDDCVTWLTTLAPLTVPEQNELHALIVAHGKLTCHKRNPACDKCPLQNHCARIGG from the coding sequence ATGAAAACTCGAAAACCTAATCCGCCAATCTATCAAACGCTCCTCAAACATTACGGAGCGCAACACTGGTGGCCCGGGAAATCGAAATTCGAAATCGTCGTCGGTTGCATCTTAACCCAGAACACAAATTGGCGGAATGTTGAACGCTCGATTGCTAATCTTCTTATGCAGGGTATCGACACTGAAGAAAAGTACCTCGAGTTATCCGAAGCAGCGATCAAAGAGCTGATTCGTCCCTCCGGTTATCAAACGGCAAAAGGGCAAACTTTACAACGCCTATGCAATTGGTTGCTTTCACACAGTTCATTCGACGGAGTGCAGAGTATTCCAACTCAACAACTACGAAACGAGTTGCTCAGTATCAAAGGTATTGGTCCGGAAACGGCTGACGCGATTCTTTTGTATGCAATGGAACGCCCGGTCACCGTCTCCGATGCCTACACCAAACGCATCGCTGTTCGGTTAGGTGCCTTGCCTACTCTGGCAACTTATGATGATTGTGTGACTTGGTTGACAACGCTTGCACCGCTCACCGTTCCCGAACAAAATGAACTCCACGCTTTAATCGTCGCTCACGGAAAACTCACTTGTCATAAACGAAATCCTGCCTGTGACAAATGTCCACTTCAAAACCACTGTGCTCGCATTGGCGGGTAA
- the kbl gene encoding glycine C-acetyltransferase, translating into MFTEEMREHLVSEIEQTKSDGLYKTERILLSPQSAKIRTSQGDVINFCANNYLGLANHPRLIAAAKKALDERGLGLASVRFICGTQDLHKQLEETIATFFGTEDTILYAACFDANGGVFEPLLHAEDALISDELNHASIIDGIRLCKAERFRYRHKDMTDLEEILRQAQEFRFRIVVTDGVFSMDGDLAPLQDICRLCEKYQALVMVDDCHGTGFLGENGRGSCEATGVLGRVDIITSTLGKAMGGATGGFTTGRKEIIEWLRQKSRPYLFSNTLAPVVAAAGIEAFHLVDESNESRERLTKNTRLFRESMIANGFNVRGETPICPVMIGDSILAQKLSARLLEEGVYVIAFSYPVVPKGTDRIRVQISAAHSEEQIRFTVDKFAKVGKELGVISA; encoded by the coding sequence AGTCAGCGAAATCGAGCAGACGAAATCCGACGGGTTGTACAAGACCGAACGAATCCTGCTCTCGCCGCAAAGCGCAAAGATCCGCACCAGTCAAGGTGATGTAATAAATTTCTGTGCCAACAATTATCTCGGATTAGCAAACCATCCCCGCTTAATTGCAGCCGCCAAGAAAGCCCTCGATGAACGAGGATTAGGGTTGGCAAGTGTCCGTTTTATTTGTGGTACGCAGGACCTCCACAAACAACTTGAAGAAACGATAGCAACGTTTTTCGGCACCGAAGACACGATTCTTTATGCTGCATGTTTCGACGCCAATGGCGGCGTTTTTGAACCGTTGTTACACGCCGAAGACGCCCTGATATCCGATGAATTGAATCACGCTTCGATCATCGATGGCATCCGATTATGTAAAGCGGAGCGTTTTCGGTACCGTCATAAAGACATGACCGATTTGGAAGAGATACTGCGGCAGGCGCAGGAGTTTCGTTTCCGGATTGTTGTCACTGATGGTGTCTTTTCGATGGATGGCGATCTTGCCCCGTTGCAGGACATTTGCCGACTTTGCGAAAAGTATCAAGCGCTGGTCATGGTCGACGACTGTCACGGCACCGGTTTTCTTGGTGAGAATGGTCGCGGCTCTTGCGAAGCAACCGGTGTGTTGGGTCGTGTTGACATTATAACCTCCACCTTGGGGAAAGCGATGGGCGGCGCAACTGGTGGCTTTACCACCGGTAGAAAAGAGATCATCGAATGGCTGCGGCAGAAGTCGCGACCGTATTTATTCTCGAATACGCTGGCGCCAGTAGTCGCTGCTGCCGGAATCGAAGCATTCCATCTGGTCGATGAGAGCAACGAATCCCGAGAACGATTGACAAAGAATACGAGATTGTTCCGTGAGAGTATGATTGCGAATGGATTCAATGTCCGCGGCGAGACCCCGATTTGTCCGGTGATGATCGGTGATTCGATTCTTGCGCAAAAGTTATCGGCACGGCTTTTGGAAGAAGGAGTTTACGTTATCGCATTCTCCTACCCGGTTGTACCAAAAGGGACTGATCGAATCCGAGTGCAAATCTCAGCGGCGCATTCCGAAGAACAGATTCGCTTCACAGTCGATAAATTTGCGAAAGTTGGTAAAGAATTGGGCGTGATTTCTGCATAA